From a single Alloactinosynnema sp. L-07 genomic region:
- a CDS encoding HEPN domain-containing protein has translation MILRRWNAGLLWQDGPVVDYEPLRTACRSFIAEALDALQDEHVVPTPRFRPYIKVGSDYFGDTVRAVSHYRPLEEALEACFPDRFQHRANPFHIEHATAYIFSLLEAVVARCATDGATAVEESIDELIDVLSSASYEVVSARHVAHLTTTTGNEAQIGEITVVPEPKGFGGLTRRIQREISGAARAWPTGDPRPYNPPHALLITRETSTDPAPYQVVERLSDRFDRFLLIARLLTAGTARTVYEVSGMTTLVSRIDPFMNIVARGQRRSLFRRTVRLTGNESDAFTAIGELIDRADVKRDGMVATSFDVALARFSQSYIDDNPYEPLVDLATALEAVMIGTEKDNEGLTLRLRMRVATLLATSDDAAEDLFGDVSRLYGLRSRLVHGGQIKDKDLRKEVGRISTVPTEDATDQLGVALHRAVDRMRDLVRRAILARLCLAAEGGPWPFTGETPVDAILSDDTKRVTWRTWWHNHLENLGVGYAADRAAVDFADR, from the coding sequence ATGATCCTGCGTCGGTGGAACGCAGGGCTGCTCTGGCAGGATGGTCCGGTGGTCGACTACGAACCTCTGCGTACCGCGTGCCGGTCGTTCATCGCGGAGGCCCTTGATGCCCTCCAGGACGAGCACGTGGTCCCCACTCCAAGGTTCCGGCCGTACATCAAGGTCGGTAGCGACTACTTCGGCGACACCGTCAGGGCTGTCTCGCACTACCGACCGCTGGAGGAGGCGCTCGAAGCCTGCTTCCCTGATCGCTTCCAGCACCGAGCCAATCCGTTTCACATCGAGCACGCGACCGCGTACATCTTCAGCCTCCTGGAGGCCGTCGTCGCCAGGTGCGCGACTGACGGCGCCACCGCGGTAGAGGAGTCCATCGACGAACTGATCGACGTGCTTTCGAGCGCCTCCTACGAAGTCGTGAGCGCGCGGCACGTCGCGCATCTGACCACCACCACAGGCAACGAGGCGCAGATCGGCGAGATCACAGTTGTACCCGAGCCCAAAGGATTCGGTGGCCTCACCCGCCGCATCCAACGCGAAATCAGTGGAGCGGCGCGAGCCTGGCCAACCGGTGACCCTCGACCCTATAACCCTCCACACGCACTGCTGATCACACGGGAAACCAGCACCGACCCCGCCCCGTACCAAGTGGTCGAGCGTCTGTCCGATCGGTTCGACCGCTTCCTCCTTATCGCACGTCTGCTCACGGCGGGCACAGCGCGAACGGTGTACGAAGTGAGCGGGATGACGACCCTGGTCTCACGAATCGACCCGTTCATGAACATCGTGGCCAGAGGACAGCGCAGGTCGCTCTTCCGACGCACAGTCCGGTTGACCGGCAACGAAAGCGACGCGTTCACCGCGATCGGAGAACTGATCGACCGCGCCGACGTCAAACGCGACGGCATGGTCGCCACCTCGTTCGACGTCGCACTGGCACGCTTCTCGCAGTCCTATATCGACGACAACCCGTATGAACCTCTCGTCGACCTGGCCACCGCGCTGGAGGCCGTCATGATCGGAACCGAGAAAGACAACGAGGGCCTGACTCTGCGACTGAGAATGCGAGTCGCAACGCTGCTGGCGACCAGCGACGACGCGGCCGAAGACCTCTTCGGCGACGTGAGCCGCCTGTACGGCCTGCGGTCCAGACTCGTCCACGGCGGCCAGATCAAGGACAAGGACCTACGCAAGGAGGTCGGTCGAATTTCCACCGTACCGACGGAAGACGCCACAGACCAACTCGGCGTCGCACTACACCGCGCCGTGGACCGCATGCGCGACCTCGTGCGCCGAGCCATCCTGGCCCGACTGTGTTTGGCGGCCGAAGGCGGGCCGTGGCCGTTCACCGGCGAAACACCCGTCGACGCCATCCTCAGCGACGACACCAAGCGAGTCACCTGGCGAACGTGGTGGCACAACCACCTGGAGAACCTCGGCGTCGGCTACGCCGCAGACCGCGCCGCGGTCGACTTTGCGGATCGCTGA
- the trxB gene encoding thioredoxin-disulfide reductase: MRNLIIVGSGPAGYTAAVYAARAQLNPLIFEGSQFGGALMTTTEVENFPGFRDGIMGPDLMEQMRAQAERFGAELRPEDVESVDLSGPVKYVEANGTRYAAKAVVLAMGAAARYLNVPGEQELLGRGVSACATCDGFFFRDQDIAVLGGDSAMEEATFLTRFAKSVTIIHRREEFRASKIMLERAKANEKIRWQLNTEVLEVLGETTVTGLKIRDTVTGESSELPVTGFFVAIGHDPRSALVKGQVEVDDAGYVLVEGQSTYTNLDGVFAAGDLVDHEYRQAITAAGSGCAAAIDAARWLAEHAGDTSE; encoded by the coding sequence ATCCGAAACCTGATCATCGTCGGTTCCGGGCCTGCCGGGTACACCGCGGCGGTCTACGCCGCGCGGGCACAGCTGAACCCGTTGATCTTCGAGGGTTCGCAGTTCGGTGGCGCGCTGATGACGACCACCGAGGTGGAGAACTTCCCCGGCTTCCGCGACGGCATCATGGGTCCGGACCTGATGGAGCAGATGCGCGCCCAGGCCGAGCGCTTCGGCGCCGAGCTGCGGCCGGAGGACGTCGAGTCCGTCGACCTGTCCGGCCCGGTCAAGTACGTCGAGGCCAATGGCACGCGCTACGCGGCCAAGGCCGTCGTGCTGGCGATGGGTGCCGCGGCCCGCTACCTCAACGTGCCCGGTGAGCAGGAGCTGCTCGGCCGCGGTGTGTCGGCCTGTGCCACGTGTGACGGGTTCTTCTTCCGCGACCAGGACATCGCCGTGCTCGGCGGCGACTCGGCGATGGAGGAGGCCACCTTCCTCACCCGGTTCGCCAAGTCGGTCACGATCATCCACCGGCGCGAGGAGTTCCGGGCGTCGAAGATCATGCTGGAGCGGGCCAAGGCCAACGAGAAGATCCGCTGGCAGCTCAACACCGAGGTCCTGGAGGTCCTCGGCGAGACCACTGTCACCGGTCTGAAGATCCGCGACACCGTGACCGGCGAGTCCTCGGAGCTGCCGGTCACCGGCTTCTTCGTCGCGATCGGCCACGACCCGCGCAGCGCGTTGGTCAAGGGCCAGGTCGAGGTCGATGACGCGGGCTATGTGCTGGTCGAGGGCCAGAGCACCTACACCAACCTCGACGGCGTGTTCGCCGCGGGCGACCTGGTCGACCATGAGTACCGTCAGGCGATCACCGCCGCGGGCTCCGGCTGCGCGGCCGCCATCGACGCCGCGCGCTGGCTCGCCGAACACGCTGGCGATACCTCCGAGTAG